In a genomic window of Cyprinus carpio isolate SPL01 chromosome A10, ASM1834038v1, whole genome shotgun sequence:
- the LOC122146524 gene encoding pleckstrin homology-like domain family B member 1 — translation MSISTEETLLDLFDSGRGLKVWSATPYLISLGSGFITLIPLTEEKSQIGFEDPESPQDVTADGPGIQTHHCVITNSAGVITLHPNGNMCHLDGVQVTKPAKLTHGNTQYF, via the exons GAAACCCTGTTGGATTTATTTGACAGTGGGCGTGGCCTGAAGGTGTGGTCGGCCACACCCTACTTGATCAGTCTTGGTAGTGGCTTTATTACTTTAATACCTCTAACTGAAG aaaaatcacaaattggTTTTGAGGATCCAGAGTCGCCACAGGATGTCACCGCTGATGGTCCAGGGATCCAAACGCACCACTGTGTCATCACCAACAGTGCTGGAGTTATTACTTTACACCCCAATGGAAATATGTGCCATCTTGATGGAGTTCAAGTTACCAAGCCAGCAAAGCTCACTCATGGTAATACACAGTATTTTTAG